In Myxocyprinus asiaticus isolate MX2 ecotype Aquarium Trade chromosome 46, UBuf_Myxa_2, whole genome shotgun sequence, a single window of DNA contains:
- the pgghg gene encoding protein-glucosylgalactosylhydroxylysine glucosidase isoform X3, with translation MTSDPVDLYIFTSDTLPSDPRFMPPLTNGLLGWSVFNRVMHMGGVYNGEGGACHRANIPCPLAVQMKTEEVGQHMYKLDMRSGIFSHTIVTPHVEISQVLYAHRQHSNILVMEVFLKRLVLSAEPITIQLESFFNPQSDDITFQNAPDYKGGRHIFGQTLSSEIPGGIRPFVHLIWTPIASSLTHPPDQSQSSWVFLVAVANTSENAQSYFDTGLELIVTGDLRPSHLRSWAELWMGSSIEVVGPETLNRALIGCMFYLLSAFPSSSEATSPFGGVSPGGLSTGSKEEDYHGHVFWDQDTWMYPGIALFYPSLAKAVLEYRVKTIEGAQANAQQMGFKGLKFAWESAVTGQDVCPVDIYAEQEIHINGDVVFAFEQYFYLTQDLEMFKEGRGSEVVWGVADYWVSRVTWDPTDQQYHMKGVIPPDEYYFTVDNSVFTNAVAQRSLRFALELASLLAQPAPPEWQEVSDKIKIPFDPKLQYHPEFDGYMQGTKVKQADTVLLGYPLGIPMTSEVRRNDLEIYEAVTNPLGPAMTWGMFAVGWLELGETEKAQQLLQKCFKNIQKPFQVWSESSDGSGCVNFLTGMGGFLQAVLFGYTGFRVQKEGLAFAPLLPREVDALNVKGVSYLGNKMDWLIKGEEVSVMVRKPAEDSGSKEPYALEVVLNTGTTIPLIPGQSVTFPRQPGQIRKQNSGSYCWLL, from the exons ATGACCTCTGACCCGGTTGACCTATACATCTTCACCTCTGACACGCTACCCTCTGACCCTCGCTTCATGCCACCGCTCACCAACGGCCTGCTGGGATGGAGTGTGTTTAATAGAGTTATGCATATGGGCGGGGTTTATAATGGGGAGGGCGGGGCCTGTCACCGTGCCAACATTCCTTGTCCACTGGCGGTTCAAATGAAGACAGAGGAAGTAGGACAACACATGTACAAGTTAGATATGCGCTCAG GTATATTCTCTCATACCATAGTCACTCCACATGTTGAGATTTCTCAGGTTTTGTACGCTCACCGGCAGCACTCAAATATTCTAGTCATGGAAGTTTTCCTCAAGCGTTTGGTGTTGAGTGCTGAACCAATCACGATTCAGCTAGAGAGTTTTTTCAACCCCCAGAGTGATGACATCACTTTCCAGAATGCACCAGACTACAAGGGAGGAAG GCACATATTTGGACAGACCTTGTCTTCCGAAATCCCTGGAGGAATCCGTCCATTTGTGCACCTGATCTGGACGCCCATCGCATCTTCTCTTACACACCCTCCCGACCAGAGCCAATCCAGTTGGGTTTTCCTGGTTGCTGTGGCCAACACCAGCGAGAATGCCCAATCATATTTTGATACTGGTTTGGAGCTTATTGTTACTGGTGACTTACGCCCCTCCCACCTGAGAAGCTGGGCGGAGCTTTGGATGGGGAGCAGCATTGAGGTGGTGGGACCAGAAACCCTGAATCGTGCTCTGATTGGCTGCATGTTTTATCTTCTCAGTGCATTCCCATCTTCAAGTGAAGCAACTAGTCCTTTTGGGGGGGTTAGTCCTGGGGGCTTGTCAACTGGGAGCAAAGAAGAGGATTACCACGGGCATGTGTTCTGGGACCAG GACACATGGATGTATCCTGGTATTGCACTGTTTTATCCCAGTCTGGCAAAGGCGGTACTAGAATACCGTGTAAAAACAATAGAGGGTGCCCAAGCAAATGCCCAACAGATGGGCTTCAAG GGGTTGAAGTTTGCTTGGGAAAGTGCAGTAACGGGCCAAGACGTGTGTCCAGTGGACATTTATGCAGAGCAAGAGATTCACATCAATGGAGATGTGGTTTTCGCATTCGAACAGTACTTTTACCTCACACAG GACCTTGAAATGTTTAAGGAAGGTCGAGGCAGCGAGGTGGTGTGGGGAGTGGCTGACTACTGGGTTTCCCGGGTAACTTGGGACCCTACCGACCAGCAGTATCACATGAAAG GGGTGATACCTCCTGATGAGTACTACTTCACTGTTGACAACTCAGTGTTCACAAATGCTGTTGCCCAACGCAG TCTGCGGTTTGCTTTGGAGTTGGCCAGCCTTTTAGCACAGCCCGCTCCTCCCGAGTGGCAGGAAGTTTCTGACAAGATCAAAATTCCATTTGACCCAAAACTGCAATATCACCCAGAGTTTGACGGCTACATGCAGG GAACTAAAGTCAAGCAAGCGGACACAGTGTTGCTCGGATACCCTCTTGGCATTCCCATGACCTCAGAGGTCAGACGGAATGATCTGGAAATCTATGAGGCCGTCACAAATCCCCTTGGTCCTGCCATGACCTGG ggcATGTTTGCTGTGGGTTGGCTTGAACTTGGTGAGACTGAAAAAGCACAACAGCTTCTGCAAAAATGCTTCAAAAATATCCAGAAGCCTTTCCAG GTATGGAGTGAGTCATCTGATGGTTCTGGTTGTGTAAACTTCCTCACTGGTATGGGCGGTTTTCTGCAGGCAGTGCTCTTTGGTTACACTGGCTTTAG AGTGCAGAAGGAGGGCCTTGCCTTTGCTCCATTGCTGCCACGGGAAGTTGATGCACTCAATGTAAAAGGTGTGAGTTACCTTGGCAATAAGATGGATTGGTTAATAAAAGGCGAGGAAGTGAGCGTCATGGTAAGGAAGCCAGCAGAGGATTCTGGGAGTAAGGAACCGTATGCTCTGGAAGTTGTCCTAAACACTGGAACCACAATCCCACTTATTCCAg GACAGTCAGTGACGTTTCCACGGCAACCTGGTCAGATCCGTAAACAGAATTCCGGTTCTTACTGTTGGCTTCTCTGA